A section of the Microcoleus sp. FACHB-68 genome encodes:
- a CDS encoding alpha/beta hydrolase, translating into MSLRGYVYSSGFKLQYIVEGKGVPAIVVGSSLYYSRTFSNNLRNSLKLVFVDHRGFSPPYDCKDTAQFQLDRLSDDIELVRKELGFDQIIVIGHSGHAFMALEYAKKYPAHVSHVVMICAGPNLSQEGHLAAQRYLNDSVCPERKAALAENLARLPQEIEAAPEKAFITYCLLMAPKSWFDYNFDATKLWEGVEVNMAMFDYVWGEVFRDIDITQNLDKLQAPVFLALGRYDYLQPPAYLWESVRDKFSNLTIRIFEKSSHAPQFEEPALFDKELVEWLFNG; encoded by the coding sequence ATGTCTTTAAGAGGCTATGTATATTCCAGCGGGTTCAAACTCCAGTACATTGTTGAAGGTAAGGGGGTTCCTGCCATCGTGGTTGGAAGTTCACTATATTACTCTCGAACCTTCTCTAACAATCTGCGTAATAGTCTAAAGTTGGTTTTTGTCGATCATCGAGGGTTTTCACCTCCTTATGATTGTAAAGATACGGCTCAGTTCCAGTTAGATAGACTGAGTGATGATATTGAACTCGTTAGAAAAGAGTTAGGATTCGATCAAATTATTGTTATTGGTCATTCAGGTCATGCATTTATGGCGCTGGAATATGCGAAGAAATATCCTGCCCATGTGTCTCATGTGGTAATGATCTGTGCCGGCCCGAATTTGTCGCAGGAAGGGCATCTTGCGGCTCAACGATATTTGAATGACTCGGTTTGCCCTGAGCGTAAAGCAGCGCTTGCTGAAAATCTAGCCCGGTTGCCTCAAGAAATCGAAGCCGCACCTGAGAAAGCCTTTATTACCTATTGCCTTCTCATGGCACCCAAAAGTTGGTTTGACTACAACTTTGATGCGACAAAACTTTGGGAAGGAGTAGAAGTCAATATGGCTATGTTTGATTATGTTTGGGGCGAGGTTTTTCGGGACATAGATATTACTCAAAACTTAGATAAGTTACAAGCGCCTGTATTTCTTGCCCTTGGTCGCTATGATTATCTTCAGCCGCCGGCATATCTGTGGGAATCCGTCAGAGACAAGTTCAGTAATCTGACTATCCGCATATTTGAAAAGAGCAGCCATGCGCCTCAGTTTGAAGAACCGGCACTATTCGATAAAGAATTAGTCGAGTGGCTTTTCAATGGCTAA
- a CDS encoding Crp/Fnr family transcriptional regulator — MPVSKDSGRSENQLLAALPAQEYERLVPHLEKVALNNHQVLYEPFEPIDFVYFPVQGVVSLLYTMEDGSTVEVGIVGAEGMVGIPVILGGIKTTNQALVQVPGSAMRLKASVLKSEFERAGVLQTLLLRYAQALLSLASQSAACNRLHTLEERLARWLLLVQNRLQSDELPLTQEYISQMLGTRRSGVTVAAGTLQEAGIISYKRGKITILNQENLEATACECYRVITREFGRLLNADHG; from the coding sequence ATGCCTGTATCTAAAGATTCCGGAAGATCGGAAAATCAACTGCTTGCGGCGCTGCCGGCCCAAGAGTACGAACGCCTAGTTCCTCACTTGGAAAAAGTTGCTCTCAACAACCACCAAGTGCTGTACGAACCTTTCGAGCCCATTGATTTTGTCTATTTTCCCGTTCAAGGAGTGGTTTCTTTGCTCTACACAATGGAAGACGGCTCAACTGTCGAAGTTGGAATCGTTGGAGCGGAAGGAATGGTTGGTATTCCCGTAATTTTGGGAGGCATAAAAACGACGAACCAAGCTCTTGTGCAAGTTCCCGGCTCTGCGATGCGGCTTAAGGCAAGCGTGCTGAAAAGTGAATTTGAACGGGCAGGTGTGCTGCAAACTTTGCTGCTGCGATACGCGCAAGCGCTGTTGAGTTTGGCGTCGCAGTCGGCTGCTTGTAACCGGCTTCATACCCTAGAGGAACGACTTGCGCGGTGGCTGCTGTTAGTCCAGAATCGGCTACAATCGGACGAGTTGCCGCTCACGCAAGAATATATCTCGCAAATGTTAGGCACACGTCGATCCGGTGTAACGGTGGCAGCCGGCACTCTTCAAGAGGCGGGAATTATCTCTTACAAACGCGGTAAGATTACCATCCTTAACCAAGAAAACTTGGAAGCCACGGCCTGCGAGTGTTATCGAGTGATCACCAGGGAGTTTGGGCGGCTATTGAATGCTGATCATGGTTAA
- the cbiD gene encoding cobalt-precorrin-5B (C(1))-methyltransferase CbiD has product MNISKPRSGYTLPVFACAAALAALHRLKNALQPIPSVSIDLIEPAETVEISIEQVAGIKEGMALAITRSDPGDNLDLTRNTPIWAMVEFQNRQNSCQQNLSDSESQIIIQGGEGIGRQMNANEQPAIYAYARRLLQENLSRHLQAGEKITVTIILPEGRQLATRTSNEAFGVIEGLSLLGTSAISQPLSAPGQLDAYCEELRQKACNFDNLVLCVGENGLDLAKSLGVNPEQLVKTANWLGPILALAGTVGLKSLLLFGYHGKLIKLAGGIFHTHHHLADGRLEILCAHCGNLGLPAQDLQAIFNCATAEDALQYLRALDQTAGTDWVNLVYRAIAQKIDQRSQDYIRNHTEAGVLVGCVMFDRKRQIIVKSDLGASLLAKFC; this is encoded by the coding sequence ATGAATATCTCTAAACCCCGCTCTGGATATACGCTGCCGGTGTTTGCTTGTGCGGCTGCCCTCGCTGCATTACACCGGCTTAAAAACGCTTTGCAACCGATCCCCTCAGTATCAATCGATTTAATTGAGCCGGCTGAAACAGTAGAAATTTCGATTGAACAGGTTGCCGGTATTAAAGAAGGGATGGCATTAGCTATTACGCGCAGCGATCCCGGCGATAATCTTGACCTAACACGCAATACGCCGATTTGGGCAATGGTAGAATTCCAAAACCGGCAGAACTCTTGTCAACAAAATCTTAGTGATTCCGAATCACAAATCATTATCCAAGGAGGCGAAGGAATTGGCCGGCAAATGAACGCCAATGAGCAACCGGCAATCTATGCCTATGCGCGGCGGTTGCTACAAGAAAACCTAAGCCGGCATTTGCAAGCCGGGGAAAAAATTACCGTCACAATTATTTTGCCAGAAGGCCGGCAGCTAGCTACGCGCACTTCCAATGAAGCCTTTGGCGTGATTGAAGGACTCTCGCTGCTGGGAACCTCCGCTATCTCTCAACCTTTAAGCGCCCCAGGACAACTTGACGCCTACTGCGAAGAACTGCGACAAAAAGCTTGCAATTTTGATAATTTAGTGCTTTGTGTTGGAGAAAATGGATTAGATTTAGCTAAAAGTTTAGGCGTTAATCCAGAACAGCTCGTGAAGACGGCTAACTGGTTAGGGCCAATTCTGGCACTTGCCGGCACCGTGGGACTGAAATCGCTCTTATTATTTGGCTATCACGGCAAACTGATCAAACTAGCCGGTGGAATCTTTCATACCCACCACCACTTAGCCGACGGACGCCTAGAGATTCTTTGCGCTCATTGTGGGAATTTAGGGTTGCCGGCGCAGGATTTACAAGCAATTTTTAATTGTGCCACCGCAGAAGACGCGCTGCAATATCTTCGGGCTTTGGATCAAACTGCCGGCACTGATTGGGTCAACTTAGTTTATCGTGCAATCGCCCAAAAAATTGACCAGCGTTCACAGGATTACATCCGCAATCATACAGAAGCCGGTGTTCTCGTCGGTTGCGTTATGTTTGACCGCAAACGTCAAATCATTGTTAAAAGCGATTTAGGTGCTTCATTACTAGCAAAATTTTGTTAG
- a CDS encoding cation diffusion facilitator family transporter produces the protein MLEDNRAEIRKVLIITLLLNLVVMTIKAGVGFLTGSLSLLADALHSVTDSANNILGLVTNQLASPTPDRDHPYGHQKFDGVGALGIAAFLGIACFEILQGAVDRLLNGGKPVNISPSELWLLLLVLGINIFVTYYERNVGQRIGSSILIADAKHTMSDVWVTILVIAGLIGVWQGVMWLDILLAFPVALLVFRSGWEVIKDNLPWLVDEMAIAPEAIHAIVMQVPGVINCHEIASRGIVGRQVFIEMHMIVNAEDVETAHQITEEVETRLQERYNPVRVMIHIEPPAYQSENITYKSESEPN, from the coding sequence ATGTTAGAAGATAACCGCGCCGAAATTCGCAAAGTTTTAATCATTACCCTGCTGCTAAATTTGGTGGTGATGACGATCAAAGCAGGGGTGGGATTCCTCACCGGCTCTCTTAGCTTACTAGCCGATGCTTTGCATAGCGTCACCGACAGCGCCAACAATATATTAGGACTGGTGACCAACCAATTAGCCTCTCCCACACCAGATCGGGATCACCCTTACGGACATCAGAAATTTGACGGGGTGGGAGCACTGGGAATTGCCGCGTTTTTAGGCATTGCCTGCTTTGAAATTCTCCAAGGGGCAGTTGATCGGCTACTCAACGGTGGCAAGCCGGTGAACATTTCTCCCTCAGAACTGTGGTTGCTGTTACTTGTGCTGGGCATCAATATTTTTGTCACCTATTATGAGCGCAATGTCGGGCAGCGCATTGGCAGCAGTATTTTGATTGCAGACGCCAAACACACCATGAGCGATGTTTGGGTGACAATTCTTGTTATTGCCGGTTTAATCGGTGTCTGGCAGGGGGTAATGTGGCTCGATATTCTGCTGGCGTTTCCCGTCGCGCTGTTAGTATTTCGCAGTGGCTGGGAAGTCATTAAAGATAATCTCCCCTGGCTGGTTGATGAAATGGCAATTGCCCCTGAAGCCATTCATGCCATTGTCATGCAAGTACCAGGAGTGATTAATTGTCATGAAATTGCTTCTCGTGGCATAGTAGGCCGGCAGGTGTTTATTGAAATGCACATGATTGTCAATGCCGAGGATGTGGAAACCGCTCACCAAATCACAGAAGAAGTCGAAACTCGCCTGCAAGAACGTTACAACCCGGTGCGAGTTATGATTCATATCGAGCCGCCGGCTTACCAGTCTGAAAATATCACCTATAAATCTGAATCTGAGCCAAATTAG
- the rbfA gene encoding 30S ribosome-binding factor RbfA, with product MATDRRVSRVASQIKREVSLMLLNDIKDDRVGAGMVTVTDVDVSGDLQHAKIFVSIYGTTEARAETMAGLKSATGFVRSELGHRVRLRRTPEVVFLEDRSLERGDRILSLINQISSDRKPDDLLEINGDEGNDLSETDGDEGNDLSETDGDEDFYIISAEED from the coding sequence ATGGCTACCGATCGTCGAGTTTCCCGCGTGGCTTCCCAAATCAAACGCGAAGTTAGCCTGATGTTGCTAAACGATATTAAAGATGACCGCGTGGGTGCCGGCATGGTTACCGTTACAGATGTTGACGTTTCCGGCGACCTGCAACACGCTAAAATCTTCGTCAGCATCTACGGCACCACAGAGGCCAGAGCCGAAACAATGGCCGGCTTGAAGTCTGCAACCGGCTTTGTCCGTAGCGAACTGGGCCATAGAGTGCGCCTACGCCGCACGCCAGAAGTTGTGTTTTTAGAAGATCGCTCTTTAGAACGCGGCGATCGTATCCTATCGCTGATTAATCAGATCAGCAGCGATCGCAAACCCGACGATCTTTTAGAAATCAACGGCGATGAAGGCAACGATCTTTCAGAAACCGACGGCGATGAAGGCAACGATCTTTCAGAAACCGACGGCGACGAAGACTTCTATATTATTTCGGCAGAAGAGGATTAA
- a CDS encoding DNA adenine methylase, whose amino-acid sequence MLTHDFKTISPRPFLKWAGGKGKLIQQYIPYFPTEFKTYYEPFLGGGAVFFHLLPASSILTDINPELINAYRCVRDQVELVISLLENHQSRHNKEYYYEVRSRAGNSDVERAARLIYLNKTCFNGLYRENSKGAFNVPMGNYKNPTICNADLLRSVSAALKTAQIEVRPFDAVLNFAKTSKDFVYFDPPYYPLSPTSNFTAYSRHAFTEADQIKLKDIFTKLASLGVKVMLSNSDCLFIRELYKDFHIHTISAARAINSKGSKRGKIAEVLVTSY is encoded by the coding sequence ATGTTAACGCACGATTTCAAGACAATTTCTCCCCGTCCTTTTTTAAAATGGGCTGGGGGCAAAGGTAAGCTGATTCAGCAGTATATTCCTTATTTTCCCACAGAATTTAAAACTTATTATGAACCTTTTTTGGGTGGTGGAGCTGTTTTTTTTCACCTGTTGCCGGCTTCCTCTATTTTAACAGATATTAATCCTGAATTAATTAATGCTTATCGTTGTGTGCGAGATCAGGTAGAGTTAGTTATTTCACTTTTGGAAAATCATCAATCCAGACACAACAAAGAATATTATTATGAAGTGCGTTCTCGTGCTGGCAATTCTGACGTTGAAAGGGCGGCTCGTTTAATTTATCTCAATAAAACTTGTTTTAACGGACTTTACCGAGAAAATTCTAAGGGCGCGTTTAATGTTCCGATGGGAAACTATAAAAATCCCACAATTTGTAATGCCGATCTGCTGCGCTCGGTTTCAGCCGCGCTGAAAACTGCTCAAATCGAAGTCAGACCTTTTGATGCTGTTCTTAATTTTGCTAAAACAAGCAAAGATTTTGTTTATTTTGATCCGCCTTATTATCCTTTAAGCCCAACCAGTAATTTTACGGCATACAGTCGTCATGCTTTTACTGAAGCTGACCAAATTAAATTGAAAGATATTTTTACGAAATTGGCAAGCTTGGGCGTAAAGGTGATGCTGTCTAATTCAGATTGTTTGTTTATTCGAGAACTGTATAAAGATTTCCATATTCACACGATATCAGCTGCAAGGGCGATTAATTCAAAGGGAAGTAAGCGCGGAAAGATTGCTGAAGTTCTTGTGACTTCTTATTAA
- a CDS encoding DUF4327 family protein — MNLSTVQYSIDVIKDEARELVSKGIVSRQQPIYSLCQYIPAREWACVENELERCNFLLRDRIGDLMGREVWDND, encoded by the coding sequence ATGAATTTGTCTACCGTTCAATATTCCATCGATGTCATAAAAGACGAAGCTCGCGAACTCGTAAGTAAAGGTATCGTCAGCCGGCAGCAACCCATTTACAGCCTGTGCCAGTATATACCGGCGCGTGAGTGGGCCTGCGTAGAAAACGAGTTAGAAAGATGCAACTTCTTACTAAGAGACCGGATTGGCGACCTCATGGGTCGTGAAGTCTGGGACAACGATTAA
- a CDS encoding MFS transporter, whose product MISDSIVPCEVLSTCEPAGEQKGISKQAIRSSLKASTFDSVFSNIFGAATTGVLLTDFTLQLGATSWEIGLLCALPMVMNFLQPVGAYLADRQTSRSRYNLLMFGCSRLLWLMLVVGIGFASWSHADRHLLLQGTLFIVFAANLLSALGSASWLSWMSVLVPHKLRGRYFGFRNSAGSLTTLLGVPLMGIVVSAWAGGTIQGYGVALSVAVIAGLISLGCQCFMADVNPQQQENPQKAETGEEGETETKNFATLLKDTNFLTFLLYFGFWTFAVNLSSPFFNLYLLKDLGLDVSWVTIFNSFSAGANLLMLMLWGKLADRLGNRPILLLVGILVGVTPLLWVGTSNNPLSLWLLLPLLHALGGGTWAAIDLCSNNIQMEIAPKRQPSTYFAIAAAVAGVTGALGTTVGGFLAEIPAVGGLTGLFALSAVLRLVAIVPLLFVQERRSLSLGQLIRNFLPLKPQRVPVLAAIPVAGSMAISQTSERD is encoded by the coding sequence ATGATTTCCGACTCCATAGTGCCTTGCGAAGTGCTCAGCACTTGCGAACCGGCGGGGGAGCAAAAGGGGATTTCCAAGCAGGCAATACGTTCTAGCTTAAAAGCTTCAACGTTTGATAGTGTTTTTTCCAACATTTTTGGCGCAGCCACCACCGGCGTGTTGCTAACAGACTTCACGCTGCAGTTAGGTGCGACGAGTTGGGAAATCGGCTTGCTGTGTGCGCTGCCGATGGTGATGAACTTTCTGCAGCCGGTGGGAGCCTATTTAGCAGACCGGCAAACAAGTCGCAGCCGGTATAACTTGCTAATGTTTGGCTGCTCAAGGCTGCTGTGGCTGATGTTAGTGGTGGGGATCGGGTTTGCTAGTTGGTCTCACGCAGACCGGCACCTGCTGCTGCAAGGGACACTGTTTATTGTCTTTGCCGCTAATTTGCTCTCAGCACTCGGCAGCGCCTCCTGGCTAAGCTGGATGAGCGTATTAGTTCCCCACAAGCTGCGGGGACGGTATTTTGGCTTTCGCAACAGTGCCGGCAGCTTGACAACACTGCTGGGCGTGCCGCTGATGGGAATCGTCGTATCTGCATGGGCCGGCGGTACAATTCAAGGCTATGGAGTCGCTTTATCTGTCGCAGTTATAGCCGGATTGATCAGTCTGGGGTGCCAGTGTTTCATGGCAGATGTTAACCCCCAGCAGCAGGAAAACCCTCAAAAGGCGGAGACGGGGGAAGAAGGAGAGACAGAGACAAAAAACTTCGCTACACTCCTCAAAGACACCAATTTCTTAACGTTTCTGCTTTACTTTGGCTTTTGGACGTTTGCGGTTAATCTCAGCAGCCCGTTTTTCAATCTCTACCTGCTGAAAGATTTAGGCTTGGATGTGAGTTGGGTAACGATTTTTAACAGCTTTAGCGCTGGGGCGAACCTGCTGATGCTGATGCTTTGGGGTAAATTGGCAGATCGGCTGGGCAACCGGCCCATCCTGCTTTTAGTGGGGATTTTAGTGGGAGTGACGCCTTTACTCTGGGTAGGCACCAGCAACAATCCTCTGTCTCTTTGGTTGTTGTTGCCACTGCTGCACGCGCTGGGTGGCGGAACTTGGGCGGCAATTGACCTGTGTAGCAATAATATTCAGATGGAAATCGCGCCGAAGCGGCAGCCGTCTACATACTTTGCCATTGCCGCAGCCGTTGCCGGTGTGACGGGTGCGTTGGGAACTACAGTCGGCGGCTTTCTTGCCGAGATCCCGGCAGTCGGTGGTTTAACCGGCTTATTTGCCCTCTCAGCCGTCCTGCGACTGGTAGCCATTGTGCCTTTGCTGTTTGTCCAAGAGCGTCGTAGTCTTTCACTGGGCCAGCTTATTCGTAATTTCTTACCGTTAAAGCCGCAAAGGGTGCCGGTTTTAGCCGCAATTCCTGTAGCCGGTTCTATGGCGATCTCGCAAACCTCAGAAAGGGACTAG
- a CDS encoding response regulator, with protein sequence MLNKSLSLDGLRLLVVDDDPDTICLLTLLFEAEGAELIAANSASEALQALKYFKADVLISDIKLPEEDGYALISKIRSLDAERGGNIPAIAVSGYVREEDSEQALSAGYHAHLPKPVNLDELIEVVTTLAARNGVLVGMDAGAEFPLAV encoded by the coding sequence ATGCTTAATAAATCTCTATCGCTGGACGGTCTGCGGTTGCTCGTTGTTGATGACGACCCTGATACGATATGTTTGCTCACCCTTCTGTTTGAAGCCGAGGGAGCAGAACTGATCGCAGCAAATTCAGCCAGTGAAGCACTACAAGCACTGAAATATTTTAAGGCAGATGTCTTAATCAGCGATATTAAGTTGCCAGAAGAAGACGGCTACGCTCTGATATCCAAAATCAGGAGTCTTGATGCTGAGCGAGGCGGAAACATTCCAGCCATTGCGGTGAGTGGCTATGTCAGGGAGGAAGATAGCGAACAGGCACTCTCAGCCGGTTATCACGCCCACCTACCTAAGCCGGTCAATCTAGATGAGTTAATCGAAGTTGTGACGACCCTTGCTGCCCGAAATGGGGTATTAGTCGGAATGGATGCCGGTGCTGAATTCCCCTTAGCTGTTTAA
- a CDS encoding DUF751 family protein, translating into MVVFDDFWTNVSRYPRYFITIILGIFFFLFEWLKPLLKRPVTAIAIVALLVSGAIFVSLTLRAMLGLSPV; encoded by the coding sequence ATGGTCGTATTTGATGATTTTTGGACGAACGTCTCTCGCTACCCCCGATACTTTATCACCATCATCCTGGGGATATTTTTCTTCTTGTTTGAATGGTTGAAACCGCTGCTAAAGCGACCTGTCACGGCGATTGCCATTGTGGCATTATTGGTGTCGGGTGCAATTTTTGTCAGTTTGACCCTGCGAGCCATGCTGGGGCTGAGTCCAGTCTAG
- a CDS encoding glycoside hydrolase family 3 N-terminal domain-containing protein — MNFNSKAALPDVETLSLEEQVAQMFVIRASGYLFDHQIRYPEWEPTAAHLKHLIANLGVGGVLLPVGNSGDLILRTQQLQSWSKIPLLLASDIEEGTGQRFDGATWFPPPMALGAIAGKDAVKAEGYAEAMGAFTAQEAVALGFNWVLAPVVDVNNNPDNPVINVRSFGETPATVSRLASAFIRGAQQWPVLTTAKHFPGHGDTAVDSHLELPVLPHSSDRLAEIELPPFAAAIAAGVDAVMSAHLVIKCWDAEKPATLSHQILTGQLREKLGFNGLIVTDALVMGAIANEYGPNEAPILALEAGADILLMPLDPANAIKAVCDAVAAGRISPERIRASVERIWQAKRKIYEQSAQNHPTTQESALSLLATPAAISASANILQDSMQAGGSLPLPVDKKDKLRNLIILDDILLSDVLGHHAPAIDFPKQLGYQLRICDRNSDFLLKDLETGDSHPTLLQIFIRGNPFRSSAQVTEAALAWFKKLLQSGQLQALVVYGSPYALKQLSADLPKEITYVFSYGQTIPAQALALETLFGHSFSLSQTF; from the coding sequence GTGAATTTTAATTCCAAAGCAGCGCTGCCTGACGTGGAAACCCTCTCCTTAGAGGAACAGGTGGCTCAAATGTTCGTAATTCGGGCGTCAGGCTACCTGTTTGATCACCAAATTCGTTATCCGGAATGGGAACCAACGGCAGCACACCTCAAACACTTAATCGCTAACCTCGGTGTCGGAGGTGTGCTGTTGCCGGTGGGAAACAGCGGCGATCTGATTTTACGAACTCAACAGCTGCAATCTTGGTCTAAAATTCCCCTGCTGCTCGCCTCTGATATCGAAGAAGGCACGGGCCAACGATTTGACGGGGCCACTTGGTTTCCGCCACCGATGGCCCTCGGTGCCATTGCCGGCAAAGACGCGGTTAAAGCGGAAGGCTACGCGGAAGCAATGGGAGCCTTCACCGCCCAAGAAGCGGTCGCTCTCGGCTTTAACTGGGTGCTTGCGCCGGTGGTGGATGTGAACAATAATCCCGACAACCCGGTGATTAATGTCCGCTCATTTGGTGAAACACCGGCAACGGTGAGCCGGCTGGCAAGTGCCTTTATTCGCGGTGCTCAGCAGTGGCCGGTTTTAACCACCGCCAAGCATTTTCCCGGACATGGCGACACAGCGGTTGATTCTCATCTAGAACTGCCGGTGTTGCCCCATAGCAGCGATAGACTGGCAGAAATTGAGTTGCCGCCTTTTGCCGCTGCCATAGCTGCCGGCGTCGATGCAGTCATGAGCGCTCATTTGGTAATTAAATGCTGGGACGCTGAGAAACCGGCAACCCTGTCCCATCAAATATTGACCGGCCAGTTGCGAGAAAAATTAGGATTTAATGGCTTAATTGTCACGGACGCCTTGGTGATGGGTGCCATCGCCAATGAATATGGCCCTAACGAAGCCCCAATTTTAGCTTTAGAAGCCGGTGCCGATATTCTGCTGATGCCGCTTGATCCCGCGAATGCGATCAAAGCCGTGTGTGATGCCGTTGCAGCCGGTCGCATTTCCCCAGAACGAATTCGCGCCTCCGTCGAGCGAATTTGGCAAGCCAAGCGGAAAATTTACGAACAATCCGCACAAAATCATCCCACCACTCAGGAGTCAGCACTCAGTCTCCTCGCCACACCGGCAGCCATTAGCGCTTCAGCAAATATCTTGCAGGATTCAATGCAAGCCGGTGGATCTTTGCCTTTGCCGGTGGACAAAAAGGACAAATTACGCAACTTGATCATCCTTGATGACATCCTTCTCAGCGATGTTTTGGGCCACCACGCGCCGGCCATCGACTTCCCCAAACAGCTGGGCTATCAACTGAGAATCTGTGACCGCAACAGCGATTTTCTGCTCAAGGATTTAGAGACAGGCGACTCTCACCCCACATTGCTGCAAATCTTCATTCGCGGCAATCCCTTCCGCAGTAGCGCCCAGGTTACTGAGGCAGCACTCGCTTGGTTTAAAAAATTATTACAATCCGGGCAACTACAGGCATTAGTAGTTTACGGTAGTCCTTATGCATTAAAACAGCTCTCAGCGGATCTACCAAAAGAAATAACTTACGTGTTTTCTTACGGACAAACGATCCCCGCCCAAGCACTTGCTCTAGAAACTTTGTTTGGTCATTCCTTTTCTCTCTCCCAAACTTTCTGA
- the guaA gene encoding glutamine-hydrolyzing GMP synthase — MTLPTQTQHPSEALSSGETEEEAFVNRQMLVILDFGSQYSELIARRIRETQVYSEVLSYRTTAEQLRRLNPKGIILSGGPSSVYDAGAPHCDPEIWNLGVPVLGVCYGMQLMVQQLGGEVERAKRAEYGKASLLIDDPTDLLTNVDDGTTMWMSHGDSVTKLPDGFKVLAHTGNTSCAAVAHHDKKFYGVQFHPEVVHSIGGLALIRNFVYHICECEPTWTTEAFVEEAIREIQAKVGDKRVLLALSGGVDSSTLAFLLHRAIGDQLTCMFIDQGFMRKYEPERLVKLFKEQFHIDVEYVNARERFLSQIAGVTDPEKKRKIIGHEFIQVFEEESKRLGPFDYLAQGTLYPDVIESADTNVDPKTGERVAVKIKSHHNVGGLPKDLRFKLVEPLRKLFKDEVRKVGRSIGLPEEIVRRHPFPGPGLAIRILGEVTAERLNILRDADYVVRQEINQRGLYHEFWQAFAVLLPIRSVGVMGDQRTYAYPIVLRLISSEDGMTADWSRVPYDLLETLSNRIVNEVKGVNRVVYDITSKPPGTIEWE, encoded by the coding sequence ATGACCCTGCCAACACAAACCCAACACCCCTCAGAGGCGCTCTCTTCAGGAGAGACGGAAGAAGAAGCGTTTGTAAATCGCCAAATGCTCGTAATTCTGGACTTTGGTTCTCAATATTCGGAATTAATCGCTCGCCGCATTCGTGAGACGCAAGTTTATTCGGAAGTTTTATCTTACCGCACCACCGCTGAACAGTTGCGCCGGTTGAATCCTAAAGGAATTATTCTTTCTGGGGGACCGAGTTCCGTTTATGATGCCGGTGCTCCCCATTGTGACCCAGAAATTTGGAACTTGGGCGTGCCGGTTCTCGGTGTCTGCTACGGAATGCAATTAATGGTGCAGCAGTTAGGCGGCGAAGTCGAACGTGCCAAACGAGCTGAATATGGAAAAGCCTCCTTATTAATAGACGATCCCACAGATTTACTAACCAATGTGGACGATGGCACCACCATGTGGATGAGTCATGGAGATTCTGTGACAAAACTGCCAGATGGGTTTAAAGTGCTCGCTCACACCGGCAATACATCCTGTGCCGCTGTTGCTCACCACGATAAAAAGTTTTACGGCGTGCAGTTCCATCCAGAGGTGGTACATTCCATAGGCGGTTTGGCTTTAATTCGCAACTTTGTTTACCACATCTGCGAGTGCGAACCGACTTGGACAACAGAAGCGTTTGTTGAAGAAGCCATTCGAGAAATTCAGGCAAAAGTCGGCGATAAACGAGTGCTGCTGGCGCTATCGGGAGGCGTTGATTCATCCACCCTGGCTTTCTTGCTGCACCGGGCAATTGGAGATCAGCTCACTTGTATGTTCATCGATCAAGGCTTTATGCGTAAGTATGAGCCAGAACGGTTGGTGAAGCTGTTCAAAGAGCAATTTCACATTGATGTAGAGTATGTGAATGCCCGCGAGCGTTTCCTTTCACAAATTGCCGGTGTCACCGATCCGGAGAAAAAACGCAAGATAATTGGGCACGAATTTATTCAGGTATTTGAAGAAGAGTCTAAACGCCTCGGCCCTTTTGATTATCTGGCACAAGGCACTCTTTATCCAGATGTGATTGAGTCGGCTGATACGAACGTTGATCCCAAAACCGGCGAACGGGTGGCGGTGAAAATTAAGAGTCATCACAATGTCGGCGGTTTGCCAAAAGATTTGCGCTTTAAATTAGTTGAACCGCTGCGGAAACTATTTAAGGATGAAGTGCGTAAAGTTGGGCGATCTATTGGCTTACCCGAAGAAATTGTACGCCGGCATCCTTTCCCCGGCCCAGGTTTGGCTATTCGCATTTTGGGTGAAGTGACGGCAGAACGGTTAAATATTTTGCGAGATGCCGATTACGTTGTCCGCCAAGAAATTAATCAGCGGGGATTGTATCACGAATTCTGGCAGGCTTTTGCGGTGCTGTTACCGATTCGCAGTGTCGGTGTTATGGGTGATCAGCGCACCTATGCTTACCCGATTGTTTTGCGATTAATTTCTAGTGAAGATGGCATGACGGCTGACTGGTCCCGTGTGCCTTACGATCTACTGGAAACGCTTTCTAACCGAATTGTTAATGAGGTTAAAGGCGTGAACCGCGTGGTTTACGATATTACTTCTAAGCCGCCTGGAACCATTGAATGGGAGTAG